The sequence below is a genomic window from Methanocellales archaeon.
TTAATAGCTTCGTGAAGTGCATCGGATGCCAAGTTGGAACAATGCATCTTCTTGGGCGGCAAACCCTCAAGCTCATCGGCCACGTCATTGCGGGTTATTTTCAGGGCTTCATCTACATGTATACCCTTAGCCATTTCAGTAACCATGCTGCTTGTTGCAATGGCAGAGCCGCATCCGAATGTTCTGAACTTAATATCTGTAATGATGTCATCTTTCACTTTAATAAAAATCTCCATAAGGTCTCCGCAGACGGGGTTTCCTACCTTCCCATAGCCATCTGGGGCTTCTATAATGCCCACATTCCTCGGATTTGTGAAATGATCCAGTACTTTTTCACTATAACCTATCTGTGCCATACAAACTACCTCCCACGATCCTCTTTATTTTATAGGGGTTCTTTACTTTATAGGGGTTCTTTACTTTATAGGGGTTCTTTACTTTATAGAGGTTCTTTACTTTATAGAGGTGAAATTCCTCTCAACCTTTCAACCGTCTCCTTTACAGCTCTTGTAACCAGAGGTATTTCTCCGATATTATTTGATCGTCCAAGGGTTAAGACCATTGATCCGTGGGCCTCTTCGTGTTTCAAACCAATCGCCAATAGGACGTGTGATGGCTCCAGCGTTTTGGAGCTGCACGCTGACCCAGTTGATACCTGTATGTTGTATTTCATATCCATATTCAATAGTATGCTTTCGCCCTCTATACGACTGAACCTGAAACTGGCATGGTGAGGGAGTCTCTGGCTGGGATGACCAGTAAGATACGCTTCCTCGACCTTTAGTATCTCCTCGATAAGTTTATCCCTGATTTCCTTGAGTCTCTCACTTTCCTGTTTCATTTCACTCTTCATTATTTTTGCCGCTTCCCCCATTCCCAGAATTGCGAATAGGTTCTCTGTCCCAGACCTAAGACCCCTCTCCTGCCCACCGCCAAGAAGAATTGGTTGAAGCTTTACACCTGGCTTTATATACAATGCACCTGCACCCTGAGGTCCGTACATATCGTTAGAGGATAGTGTCAAAAGATCTATCCCATCCTTTTGTACATCTATTGGTATACGACCTGCAGCAGCGGTTGCATCCACATGCAGATATAAACCCTTTTCATGTACTATCCCACTTAGCTCCCTGATAGGCTCTATGGTTCCTATTTCGTTATTTGCATACATTATCGAAGTTAACGGAGTATCCTCGGTCAAAACATCATTGAGTATCTCAATATCAACCACTCCAGTTGAGTCAACAGGTATGATGCCCAGCTCAAAGC
It includes:
- a CDS encoding cysteine desulfurase family protein — protein: MNDLAPDAGAAMWFWGQSMGKIYLDHASSMPVDPRVLDFVTSNLKSGFGNPSSLHSMGLEAKRVIEDAREKVARLINAENEDCIIFTSGATESNNLAIKGTALRNMGKGKKVAASAIEHISVLNSMKELLKSGFELGIIPVDSTGVVDIEILNDVLTEDTPLTSIMYANNEIGTIEPIRELSGIVHEKGLYLHVDATAAAGRIPIDVQKDGIDLLTLSSNDMYGPQGAGALYIKPGVKLQPILLGGGQERGLRSGTENLFAILGMGEAAKIMKSEMKQESERLKEIRDKLIEEILKVEEAYLTGHPSQRLPHHASFRFSRIEGESILLNMDMKYNIQVSTGSACSSKTLEPSHVLLAIGLKHEEAHGSMVLTLGRSNNIGEIPLVTRAVKETVERLRGISPL
- the nifU gene encoding Fe-S cluster assembly scaffold protein NifU, whose translation is MAQIGYSEKVLDHFTNPRNVGIIEAPDGYGKVGNPVCGDLMEIFIKVKDDIITDIKFRTFGCGSAIATSSMVTEMAKGIHVDEALKITRNDVADELEGLPPKKMHCSNLASDALHEAIKDYKGKTEDQGKNK